The following coding sequences lie in one Apium graveolens cultivar Ventura chromosome 1, ASM990537v1, whole genome shotgun sequence genomic window:
- the LOC141721757 gene encoding homeobox-leucine zipper protein ROC8-like, with the protein MEFFPNIVSRATTLEVVSSGLMGSRSGLLQLMYEELQVLSPLVPTRKFYFLRFCEQIEQHTWAIVDVSYNFPQEPFSNSQSPVRLLPSGCLIQDMLNGCSKITWIEHMEIEDIRPIHNLYMKHVCSGLAFGATRKLATLRRTCERLSCLMDVINTSYFGGVITSTHGKRNLMKLSQRMVKTFCSSINRQQVMISGMNDLEVRAMLQRCTDPGHPNSIVVSAATTISVPFASVEVFNFFGDGRNRPLWHFFLIIILSKRLAILRVDLIQGIVSLFSGPRVPARATC; encoded by the exons ATGGAATTTTTTCCTAATATTGTTTCGAGGGCAACAACACTTGAAGTTGTATCATCCGGATTGATGGGCAGTCGGAGTGGCTTGTTACAACta ATGTATGAAGAGTTGCAGGTGTTGTCCCCATTAGTACCAACCCGCAAATTCTATTTTCTTCGTTTTTGTGAGCAAATTGAGCAACATACATGGGCTATAGTTGATGTTTCCTATAACTTTCCCCAAGAACCTTTTTCTAACTCTCAAAGTCCAGTTCGTCTTCTACCTTCTGGTTGCTTAATTCAAGACATGCTCAATGGCTGCTCGAAG ATTACTTGGATTGAACACATGGAAATTGAAGATATAAGACCAATTCATAATCTTTACATGAAACATGTATGTAGTGGTTTAGCATTTGGTGCCACAAGAAAGCTTGCTACACTTCGAAGAACTTGTGAAAGGCTTTCTTGTTTGATGGATGTTATTAATACTTCCTATTTTGGAGGAG TAATTACATCCACTCATGGCAAAAGAAATTTGATGAAACTTTCCCAGAGGATGGTTAAGACTTTTTGTTCTAGCATCAACCGACAGCAAGTGATGATCTCTGGGATGAACGATTTGGAAGTACGTGCAATGCTTCAAAGGTGCACTGATCCTGGCCATCCTAACAGCATTGTTGTGAGTGCAGCAACTACTATTTCCGTCCCATTTGCTTCTGTAGAGGTTTTCAATTTCTTCGGGGACGGAAGAAACCGACCCCTT TGGCATTTTTTTCTAATCATAATCCTGTCAAAGAGATTGGCCATATTGCGTGTGGATCTCATCCAGGGAATCGTATCTCTGTTCTCGGG GCCTCGGGTACCAGCCAGAGCAACATGTTAA
- the LOC141721761 gene encoding homeobox-leucine zipper protein HDG11-like isoform X1: protein MCPSCRRPDQFGGDTYLKEQKLWEENGQLREQVCIIGAVSCVLHCNLVKLKFMLCNYLVKYVLQLKRYENIVANYKPLMVDVSRNAMDELIKLVQSDSPFWIRSSADGREVLNLECYESIFPGVAKSPNVRIESSKDSSVVIIDSLELVDMFMDARMVKTFCSSINTVNGQQVMISGMNDLEVRAILQRCTDPGHPNSIVVSAATTISVPFASVEVFNFFRDGRNRPLWDVFSNHNPVKEIGHIACGSHPGNRISVLGASGTSQSNMLILQESCIDSSGALVVYCPIDPHAINIAMSSEDPSVVPILSSGFAIAPDAGENLGPGEMSAGSLVTIVVQIIVSNLTTGTMSQEAVNTINHLVGNTIRQIKAALNCSTC from the exons ATGTGCCCATCTTGTAGACGTCCGGATCAGTTTGGTGGAGATACTTACTTGAAAGAACAAAAGTTGTGGGAAGAGAACGGTCAGTTAAGAGAACAGGTTTGTATCATTGGAGCTGTCAGCTGTGTACTCCACTGCAATTTAGTCAAACTTAAGTTCATGCTCTGTAATTACTTAGTTAAGTATGTACTGCAGCTTAAAAGATATGAGAACATAGTTGCCAATTACAAGCCGCTAATGGTGGATGTTTCTCGTAATGCTATGGATGAACTGATCAAGCTTGTACAAAGTGATTCACCTTTCTGGATAAGATCATCAGCTGATGGGCGCGAAGTTTTAAATCTTGaatgttatgagagcatttttcCCGGAGTTGCTAAAAGTCCTAATGTTCGCATTGAATCATCAAAAGATTCAAGTGTTGTGATCATCGATAGTTTGGAATTAGTTGATATGTTCATGGATGCG AGGATGGTTAAGACTTTTTGTTCTAGCATCAACACAGTTAATGGACAGCAAGTGATGATCTCTGGGATGAACGATTTGGAAGTACGTGCAATACTTCAAAGGTGCACTGATCCTGGCCATCCTAACAGCATTGTTGTGAGTGCAGCAACTACTATTTCCGTCCCATTTGCTTCTGTAGAGGTTTTCAATTTCTTCAGGGACGGAAGAAACCGACCCCTT TGGGATGTTTTTTCTAATCATAATCCTGTCAAAGAGATTGGCCATATTGCGTGTGGATCTCATCCAGGGAATCGTATCTCTGTTCTCGGG GCCTCGGGTACCAGCCAGAGCAACATGTTAATACTTCAAGAAAGCTGCATTGACTCATCAGGTGCCCTTGTTGTGTACTGTCCTATAGACCCACATGCCATCAACATAGCCATGAGTAGTGAAGACCCCTCAGTTGTCCCAATCTTATCCTCTGGATTCGCAATAGCACCTGATGCTGGAGAAAATCTGGGTCCTGGAGAAATGTCAGCTGGATCACTTGTTACAATAGTGGTACAAATTATCGTGAGCAACTTGACAACAGGTACGATGAGCCAGGAGGCGGTGAATACAATAAATCACCTGGTGGGAAACACTATAAGGCAAATAAAAGCTGCCTTGAATTGCTCTACTTGTTAA
- the LOC141721761 gene encoding homeobox-leucine zipper protein HDG11-like isoform X2, giving the protein MCPSCRRPDQFGGDTYLKEQKLWEENGQLREQLKRYENIVANYKPLMVDVSRNAMDELIKLVQSDSPFWIRSSADGREVLNLECYESIFPGVAKSPNVRIESSKDSSVVIIDSLELVDMFMDARMVKTFCSSINTVNGQQVMISGMNDLEVRAILQRCTDPGHPNSIVVSAATTISVPFASVEVFNFFRDGRNRPLWDVFSNHNPVKEIGHIACGSHPGNRISVLGASGTSQSNMLILQESCIDSSGALVVYCPIDPHAINIAMSSEDPSVVPILSSGFAIAPDAGENLGPGEMSAGSLVTIVVQIIVSNLTTGTMSQEAVNTINHLVGNTIRQIKAALNCSTC; this is encoded by the exons ATGTGCCCATCTTGTAGACGTCCGGATCAGTTTGGTGGAGATACTTACTTGAAAGAACAAAAGTTGTGGGAAGAGAACGGTCAGTTAAGAGAACAG CTTAAAAGATATGAGAACATAGTTGCCAATTACAAGCCGCTAATGGTGGATGTTTCTCGTAATGCTATGGATGAACTGATCAAGCTTGTACAAAGTGATTCACCTTTCTGGATAAGATCATCAGCTGATGGGCGCGAAGTTTTAAATCTTGaatgttatgagagcatttttcCCGGAGTTGCTAAAAGTCCTAATGTTCGCATTGAATCATCAAAAGATTCAAGTGTTGTGATCATCGATAGTTTGGAATTAGTTGATATGTTCATGGATGCG AGGATGGTTAAGACTTTTTGTTCTAGCATCAACACAGTTAATGGACAGCAAGTGATGATCTCTGGGATGAACGATTTGGAAGTACGTGCAATACTTCAAAGGTGCACTGATCCTGGCCATCCTAACAGCATTGTTGTGAGTGCAGCAACTACTATTTCCGTCCCATTTGCTTCTGTAGAGGTTTTCAATTTCTTCAGGGACGGAAGAAACCGACCCCTT TGGGATGTTTTTTCTAATCATAATCCTGTCAAAGAGATTGGCCATATTGCGTGTGGATCTCATCCAGGGAATCGTATCTCTGTTCTCGGG GCCTCGGGTACCAGCCAGAGCAACATGTTAATACTTCAAGAAAGCTGCATTGACTCATCAGGTGCCCTTGTTGTGTACTGTCCTATAGACCCACATGCCATCAACATAGCCATGAGTAGTGAAGACCCCTCAGTTGTCCCAATCTTATCCTCTGGATTCGCAATAGCACCTGATGCTGGAGAAAATCTGGGTCCTGGAGAAATGTCAGCTGGATCACTTGTTACAATAGTGGTACAAATTATCGTGAGCAACTTGACAACAGGTACGATGAGCCAGGAGGCGGTGAATACAATAAATCACCTGGTGGGAAACACTATAAGGCAAATAAAAGCTGCCTTGAATTGCTCTACTTGTTAA